One window from the genome of Cricetulus griseus strain 17A/GY chromosome 2, alternate assembly CriGri-PICRH-1.0, whole genome shotgun sequence encodes:
- the LOC113833746 gene encoding formin-like protein 5, which yields MAASERPAPRTLSPRGPAGSHTPQEGAVERAELGFCSRGDPTSSSRSACRAPFTLARPAQPRFRDRGSGNRIPTLGPALNPIPRPRSRIRDQHSVSPGHRPRSLITDAALSPRPQPRSASRPRRLRPNQCGTQAPPPTQPTPTLRSPPTPPWRAGCPRGGKKSRRARLDSARPGATQNRGHAHLAPSGAHAAAWSTRSSRSRPAGRSRRGWSGPRGGCSSPSPAALAARARPPPPPPPPSPSAPQTPPAIRMGAAAPACSLGKPHVASLRTGSVRVLRPPPRPPRLCACASGLKASGPFSGVFEGATCRSVSVASGLRLLVSAPMPRAPSQRAVCSACVSGPPGLEGVAIPPSLPASETEAYPCIHTPEH from the exons ATGGCTGCATCCGAAAGACCCGCCCCGCGCACGCTCTCCCCGCGCGGCCCTGCCGGGTCCCACACCCCGCAGGAAGGCGCGGTCGAGAGGGCAGAGCTCGGCTTTTGTTCCCGCGGGGACCCAACCTCGAGCAGCAGGAGCGCCTGCAGAGCGCCCTTCACCCTGGCCCGGCCCGCCCAG CCTCGGTTCCGGGATCGCGGCTCTGGGAACCGAATCCCGACACTCGGCCCGGCCTTGAACCCCATACCCCGGCCCCGGTCCCGCATCCGGGATCAACACT CCGTGAGCCCGGGACACCGGCCGCGGTCCCTCATCACGGATGCGGCCTTGAGCCCGAGACCCCAGCCCCGGTCCGCATCCCGGCCTAGGCGGCTCCGCCCCAATCAATGCGGGACCCAGGCCCCGCCGCCCACCCAGCCCACCCCGACACTGCGGTCCCCGCCGACCCCACCCTGGAGGGCAGGATGCCCCCGGGGCGGGAAGAAGAGCCGCAGGGCCCGGCTCGACTCAGCCCGGCCCGGCGCCACTCAGAACCGGGGCCACGCTCACCTCGCCCCGTCTGGCGCCCACGCCGCCGCCTGGTCGACCCGGTCGTCGCGCTCGCGGCCTGCGGGCAGGAGCCGGCGAGGCTGGTCGGGTCCGCGCGGCGGCTGTTCCAGTCCCAGCCCCGCTGCCCTCGCCGCCCGCGCCCGccccccgccgccgccgccgccgccgtcGCCGTCCGCCCCTCAGACGCCTCCAGCCATCAGGATGGGCGCGGCGGCCCCTGCCTGCAGCCTCGGGAAACCCCACGTCGCGTCACTGCGCACGGGCAGCGTGCGCGTGCTGCGCCCTCCGCCCCGCCCTCCTCGCCTCTGCGCGTGCGCGAGCGGCTTAAAGGCGTCGGGACCCTTCTCGGGGGTCTTCGAGGGGGCGACCTGCAGATCGGTCTCGGTGGCCTCGGGCCTTAGATTGCTGGTGTCGGCTCCAATGCCACGTGCCCCAAGCCAGAGGGCGGTgtgttctgcctgtgtgtccGGCCCTCCCGGGCTGGAGGGCGTAG CTATTCCACCATCACTTCCAGCAAGTGAGACTGAAGCCTACCCCTGCATCCACACCCCAGAGCactaa